In Pyxicephalus adspersus chromosome 12, UCB_Pads_2.0, whole genome shotgun sequence, a genomic segment contains:
- the ANKRD34A gene encoding ankyrin repeat domain-containing protein 34A: protein MRDSTMLHTEGSALLKAVWQGKFRLTRLLLEGGAYINEGNAQGETPLIAACLAKYDDPQNKARMVKYLLENGADPNMPDKMGKTALMHACGNHTGASVVSVLLEHGSDPSLKDYSGTSALMYALNKGDRETLRVLLDACKARGKEVIIITTDTSPSGTKKTKQYLNSPPSPGIDDKQSPSICMSPSDIDLKTSLSPASEKEEARDVFNFNMGTRLTCPTSSKLEIKTSEHLPTKGRMVNKKQLKRLNSEPWGLVAPSVLAASQLSVPQEKPSEESEEKIISEVNNLSINKRSLLSRRHSIEGQDSSCFKNSEQSSEEDPSGPDSSWADKVHLSHLHQPLSRRNTAPETQETTNVTLAPTIGTNLRGVPHHKLTRMDHYESDSHLCPDSIPGSPDSGRVSLERRKYNASPLTLFTSSSRESLESIPSAVSPMTVRRRTPGLLERRGSGTLLLDHISHTRPGFLPPLNVNLNPPIPDIRSNGKAPSPVHGSQKTLIPVAPSSPKHFDAKAKKKLIRRHSMQTEQIKQLASFQNLFTQNESSN, encoded by the coding sequence ATGAGAGACTCTACCATGTTGCATACCGAGGGCAGTGCCTTACTGAAGGCTGTCTGGCAGGGTAAATTTAGACTGACCCGCCTCTTGCTGGAAGGAGGTGCGTATATCAATGAAGGCAATGCCCAGGGTGAAACCCCTTTGATAGCAGCCTGCTTAGCCAAATATGATGATCCCCAAAACAAAGCTCGGATGGTGAAATACCTTCTGGAAAATGGGGCTGACCCTAATATGCCAGACAAGATGGGTAAGACAGCTTTAATGCATGCTTGCGGCAATCATACTGGGGCAAGCGTTGTGTCTGTGCTGCTGGAACATGGTTCAGACCCAAGTCTGAAAGACTATTCTGGCACATCGGCCCTCATGTATGCACTTAATAAGGGCGACCGAGAAACCTTAAGGGTCCTCCTGGATGCCTGTAAAGCCAGAGGGAAAGAGGTCATCATTATTACCACAGATACCTCTCCTTCTggtactaaaaaaacaaaacagtatctTAACTCACCTCCTTCACCTGGAATCGATGATAAGCAATCACCATCCATATGCATGTCACCTTCAGACATTGACTTAAAAACATCACTTTCCCCTGCCAGCGAAAAAGAAGAGGCACGAGATGTTTTCAACTTTAACATGGGTACCAGGCTTACCTGTCCTACATCCAGCAAATTAGAGATTAAAACTTCTGAACACCTACCAACAAAAGGCAGGATGGTCAACAAGAAACAATTAAAAAGGCTTAACTCTGAACCTTGGGGTTTGGTGGCCCCATCTGTTCTGGCTGCTTCTCAACTTTCCGTACCTCAAGAAAAACCCTCAGAAGAATCTGAAGAGAAGATTATTTCAGAGGTCAATAACCTCTCCATCAACAAAAGATCTTTGCTTTCTAGGCGTCATAGTATAGAGGGACAAGACTCATCTTGTTTTAAGAACAGTGAGCAGTCTTCTGAGGAAGATCCCTCTGGACCAGACTCCTCATGGGCTGACAAAGTTCATTTAAGCCACCTACACCAGCCACTCTCAAGGCGCAACACAGCCCCTGAGACTCAGGAAACAACTAATGTCACCTTGGCTCCAACGATTGGAACTAATTTACGTGGGGTTCCTCATCATAAGTTGACACGTATGGACCATTACGAATCGGATTCCCATCTTTGCCCTGATTCTATTCCAGGTTCTCCAGACTCTGGGCGGGTTTCCTTGGAGAGGAGAAAATACAATGCTTCTCCATTAACACTTTTCACCAGTTCCTCTAGAGAATCCTTGGAGAGTATTCCCAGTGCTGTCTCCCCAATGACTGTTCGGAGAAGGACTCCTGGTCTCCTTGAAAGACGGGGATCTGGGACCCTTCTTTTGGATCACATATCTCATACTAGACCGGGCTTCTTACCACCGCTTAACGTCAACCTAAACCCTCCAATTCCAGATATCCGATCAAATGGCAAAGCTCCTTCACCAGTACACGGCAGCCAGAAAACATTAATTCCTGTAGCCCCAAGCTCTCCGAAACACTTTGATGCCAAAGCCAAAAAGAAACTTATAAGAAGGCATTCTATGCAAACAGAACAGATTAAACAGCTTGCCAGTTTCCAGAATCTTTTCACTCAAAATGAATCCTCCAATTAA